In one window of Frigoriglobus tundricola DNA:
- a CDS encoding MarR family winged helix-turn-helix transcriptional regulator, with protein sequence MPKKSTDDRADLIAALGGELRQFATATVLVNQAIADRLGMHATDHRCLELLARAGRMTAGELAEVTGLTTGAITGVIDRLEKAGFVQRVKDPEDRRRVVIEPFPERIEQEIAPLFKSLAPAMVELCAGYSAHDLAVIRDFIAGIQRVAYEQIRTLRDTGGGAKPNKDSRPAASE encoded by the coding sequence ATGCCCAAGAAAAGTACCGACGACCGCGCCGACCTGATCGCTGCCCTGGGAGGTGAACTCCGGCAGTTCGCCACGGCGACCGTCCTGGTGAACCAGGCGATCGCGGATCGCCTCGGCATGCACGCCACGGACCACCGGTGTCTGGAACTCCTGGCCCGCGCCGGGCGCATGACCGCGGGCGAATTGGCGGAGGTGACAGGGTTGACGACGGGGGCGATCACTGGTGTGATCGACCGGCTAGAAAAAGCGGGGTTTGTGCAACGGGTCAAGGACCCCGAGGACCGACGGCGGGTCGTGATCGAACCGTTCCCCGAGCGGATCGAGCAGGAGATCGCTCCGTTGTTCAAATCACTGGCGCCCGCAATGGTCGAACTCTGTGCGGGCTACAGCGCCCACGATCTCGCCGTCATCCGCGACTTCATCGCCGGCATCCAGCGGGTGGCTTACGAGCAGATTCGAACGCTGCGGGACACGGGCGGGGGCGCGAAGCCGAACAAAGACTCGAGACCGGCCGCATCGGAGTAA
- a CDS encoding Uma2 family endonuclease translates to MIQALAEVSDDVLYEVVKGVRVEKPMGLVENVIANILIGRLGPFCRDNQLGRSVMETLFEIPNSGNDRKPDVAFVSFDRWPAGRPLPRVNAWPVAPDLAVEVISPTDKAFDVIEKVQEYFTGGVRQVWHVYSHTEQVFIFDSPTGVRVLTRADELTAEPVVPGFRMATADLFPLTEPRA, encoded by the coding sequence ATGATCCAAGCCCTCGCCGAAGTATCAGACGATGTTCTGTATGAAGTCGTCAAAGGTGTGCGCGTGGAGAAGCCGATGGGATTAGTCGAGAACGTGATCGCGAACATTCTGATCGGTCGTCTGGGTCCGTTCTGTCGCGACAACCAACTCGGCCGCTCAGTAATGGAAACGCTGTTCGAGATTCCCAACAGCGGGAACGACCGTAAGCCGGACGTGGCATTCGTTTCGTTCGATCGGTGGCCCGCGGGTCGACCGCTGCCCCGTGTCAACGCCTGGCCGGTCGCGCCCGATCTCGCGGTGGAAGTCATCAGCCCGACCGACAAAGCGTTCGACGTGATCGAGAAAGTGCAGGAGTACTTCACCGGCGGCGTGCGTCAGGTGTGGCACGTCTATTCACACACCGAGCAGGTGTTCATCTTCGATTCGCCCACAGGCGTCCGCGTCCTGACGCGTGCCGACGAGTTGACGGCCGAACCGGTGGTGCCCGGCTTCCGAATGGCAACGGCCGACCTCTTCCCGCTCACGGAACCACGCGCATGA
- a CDS encoding VOC family protein: protein MTTSHDRNATAGVVRRVSLAGCLMLAGASLLLGIDSARTSAQPPAPKAEPPAAKAQKATGMRLNHVDLAVPDVKTDREFFEKHFGFKCLVTVGDDLAVLTDGSDFSLVLSGPEVGADVEKLQRGGKTDAKNKGTGTDAKKKIEYPAGFHVGFHQDSKESVDAMYKKLKDAGVTVDQPQDYHGAWTFYVKAPGGYFVEVFHQPRRGGGR, encoded by the coding sequence ATGACAACGTCCCACGACAGGAACGCAACAGCAGGGGTGGTACGGCGCGTCTCGCTGGCCGGGTGCCTGATGCTGGCCGGGGCGAGCCTGCTACTCGGTATCGACTCCGCGCGGACGTCCGCGCAGCCCCCGGCGCCAAAGGCCGAGCCGCCGGCCGCCAAGGCCCAGAAGGCGACCGGGATGCGGCTCAACCACGTCGACCTCGCCGTCCCCGACGTGAAGACGGACCGGGAGTTCTTCGAGAAGCACTTCGGGTTCAAGTGCCTCGTGACCGTCGGCGACGACCTCGCGGTGCTGACCGACGGCTCGGACTTCTCGCTGGTCCTGAGCGGCCCCGAGGTCGGGGCGGACGTGGAGAAGTTGCAGCGGGGCGGCAAGACGGACGCGAAAAACAAGGGGACGGGCACCGACGCCAAGAAGAAGATCGAGTACCCGGCCGGGTTCCACGTCGGGTTCCACCAGGACAGCAAGGAGTCGGTGGACGCGATGTACAAGAAGCTCAAGGACGCCGGCGTCACCGTGGACCAACCGCAGGACTATCACGGGGCGTGGACGTTCTACGTGAAAGCGCCGGGCGGCTACTTCGTCGAGGTCTTCCACCAACCCCGGCGCGGGGGCGGACGGTAA
- a CDS encoding TatD family hydrolase, giving the protein MPWIDPHIHMISRTTDDYQRMAYAQCAAVSEPAFWAGFDRGSAAGFHDYFRHLTEFEPKRAAQFHIKHYSWLCINAKEAENVSLSREVIALIPEFLTRPGVLGIGEIGLNKNTANEATIFQEHLDLAAKTDELVLIHTPHLEDKYKGTRMIVDMLKNDPRVKPHRVCIDHVEEHTIRLALDNGFWCGMTLYPTSKCTPARACDMLETFGTDRIMANSAGDWGKSDPLAVPELIQEMKRRGHSEAAIRKVVYDNPLSFWRQANNWKEWPPEPSANGAANAKAAKAGY; this is encoded by the coding sequence ATTCCGTGGATAGATCCGCACATCCACATGATCTCCCGGACCACGGACGACTACCAGCGCATGGCTTACGCGCAGTGCGCCGCCGTTTCCGAGCCGGCGTTCTGGGCGGGGTTCGATCGCGGCTCCGCAGCCGGGTTCCACGACTACTTCCGCCACCTCACCGAGTTCGAGCCCAAGCGCGCGGCGCAGTTCCACATCAAGCACTACTCGTGGCTCTGCATAAACGCCAAGGAGGCCGAAAACGTCTCGCTGTCGCGCGAGGTCATTGCACTGATCCCCGAGTTCCTCACGCGGCCCGGCGTGCTCGGCATCGGCGAGATCGGTCTCAACAAGAACACCGCGAACGAGGCCACCATCTTTCAGGAGCACCTCGACCTCGCTGCCAAAACCGACGAACTCGTCCTGATCCACACGCCGCACCTCGAAGACAAGTACAAGGGCACGCGGATGATCGTGGACATGCTCAAGAACGACCCGCGGGTGAAACCGCACCGCGTGTGCATCGACCACGTCGAGGAGCACACCATCCGCCTCGCGCTGGACAACGGCTTCTGGTGCGGGATGACCCTGTACCCCACGTCGAAATGCACCCCGGCGCGGGCCTGCGACATGCTCGAGACGTTCGGCACGGACCGCATCATGGCGAACTCGGCCGGCGACTGGGGCAAGTCCGACCCGCTCGCGGTGCCCGAACTGATTCAAGAAATGAAGCGCCGCGGGCACTCGGAGGCGGCGATCCGGAAGGTCGTGTACGACAACCCCCTGAGCTTCTGGCGCCAGGCGAACAACTGGAAGGAGTGGCCGCCGGAGCCGAGCGCCAACGGCGCCGCGAACGCCAAGGCCGCCAAGGCCGGGTACTGA
- a CDS encoding DUF4240 domain-containing protein, which produces MTLDEFWDHIQKSKRKDPDAHAERLEARLAKLKPDHILDFSHWWHVMMCEAYSWNLWGAAYLINGGCSDDGFHYFCNWLILKGRDVFQAAVTNPDTLADVVDPDAEFTECGWDPGANAWFTATKTKSDDAGYAAFGAAEQARHPGRRPYPDLGIEWDHDDEEEMGKRYPRLSALYTDGDAGG; this is translated from the coding sequence ATGACCCTCGATGAGTTCTGGGACCACATCCAGAAGAGCAAGCGCAAGGACCCGGACGCCCACGCGGAGCGGCTCGAAGCGCGGCTCGCCAAGCTGAAGCCGGATCACATTCTGGACTTCAGCCACTGGTGGCACGTCATGATGTGCGAAGCCTATAGCTGGAACTTGTGGGGTGCCGCGTACCTCATCAACGGCGGCTGCTCCGACGACGGGTTCCACTACTTCTGCAACTGGCTCATCCTCAAAGGCCGCGACGTGTTCCAGGCCGCGGTGACGAACCCGGACACGCTCGCCGATGTGGTCGACCCGGACGCCGAGTTCACCGAGTGCGGTTGGGACCCGGGCGCGAACGCGTGGTTCACCGCGACCAAAACGAAGTCGGACGACGCGGGGTACGCGGCGTTCGGTGCCGCGGAACAGGCCCGGCACCCGGGGCGCCGCCCGTATCCCGACCTGGGCATCGAGTGGGACCACGACGACGAGGAAGAGATGGGTAAACGGTACCCGCGACTGTCGGCACTTTACACGGACGGCGACGCGGGCGGATAA
- a CDS encoding DUF4240 domain-containing protein encodes MDWKPFWKIVEEAYRPDPIDHFEALKERLDGLKWFEVIEFQARFDEMVAAANHIDLWGAAYLINGGCSDDGFRDFRVWLVGRGRHAYEAALRAPDTLADILDGDPVDGFGLDAAALRVYEAKTGMSDFYERLDREEKDAPPPPPEGADWDFEDETEMKKRFPKLCHLYLVPADEKDEIVEGD; translated from the coding sequence ATGGACTGGAAACCGTTCTGGAAGATCGTGGAGGAGGCGTACCGGCCCGACCCGATCGACCACTTTGAGGCGCTCAAGGAGCGCCTCGACGGGCTCAAGTGGTTCGAGGTGATCGAGTTCCAGGCGCGGTTCGATGAGATGGTGGCCGCGGCCAACCACATCGACCTGTGGGGCGCCGCGTACCTCATCAACGGCGGCTGCTCCGACGACGGGTTCCGCGACTTCCGCGTGTGGCTGGTCGGGCGCGGCCGGCACGCTTACGAGGCCGCGCTCCGCGCCCCCGACACGCTCGCCGATATTTTGGACGGCGACCCCGTGGACGGCTTCGGCCTCGACGCCGCGGCGCTGCGCGTGTACGAAGCGAAAACCGGCATGAGCGACTTCTACGAACGCCTCGACCGCGAGGAGAAGGACGCCCCGCCCCCGCCGCCCGAAGGCGCCGATTGGGACTTCGAAGACGAAACCGAGATGAAGAAGCGGTTCCCGAAGCTGTGCCACCTGTACCTCGTACCGGCGGACGAGAAGGACGAGATCGTCGAGGGAGATTGA